The following are from one region of the Tachysurus fulvidraco isolate hzauxx_2018 chromosome 15, HZAU_PFXX_2.0, whole genome shotgun sequence genome:
- the phospho1 gene encoding probable phosphatase phospho1, whose protein sequence is MRDSVFNCCFNPPHPPGVVEETHLHGNRAQALPPHDRRFLIFFDFDETLVDECSDDAMVTVAPGGSLPSWLKDTYRPGRYNEYMHRVLTYIAEQGVTPSTIRNTIERLPPCPGIPALLRFLKSCPPKDFEVICVSDANTVFIETWLQNHGFRSLFMRIFTNPAHFDENGQLQLRPFHSHDCLRCPENMCKAEIVRRYTARRVHERGGRKYQRVLYVGDGANDFCPSLTLAPGDVAFPRRDFPMHKLIQEKHEANPGEFKATVVPWSTGEDIIDKLRKVIDERV, encoded by the coding sequence ATGCGGGACTCTGTCTTCAACTGCTGTTTTAACCCACCGCATCCTCCAGGTGTAGTGGAAGAGACCCACTTGCACGGCAACAGAGCACAGGCTTTGCCCCCACATGACCGGCGCTTTCTTATATTTTTTGATTTTGATGAGACGCTCGTGGACGAGTGCAGCGATGATGCCATGGTTACAGTGGCCCCCGGTGGTTCTCTGCCCTCCTGGCTCAAAGACACATACCGTCCAGGCAGGTACAATGAGTACATGCATCGAGTCTTGACCTACATCGCTGAGCAGGGGGTTACTCCATCAACTATCCGTAACACTATAGAGCGTCTTCCACCATGCCCAGGCATCCCTGCCCTGCTGCGTTTCCTGAAGTCATGCCCACCAAAGGACTTTGAGGTAATTTGTGTGTCAGATGCCAACACGGTTTTCATCGAAACATGGCTGCAGAACCATGGCTTTCGCTCGCTCTTCATGCGAATCTTCACTAACCCAGCCCATTTTGATGAAAATGGACAACTTCAGCTCCGCCCCTTCCACTCCCATGACTGCCTGAGGTGTCCAGAGAACATGTGCAAGGCGGAAATTGTTCGCCGATACACGGCTCGGAGGGTGCACGAAAGAGGAGGCAGGAAATATCAAAGGGTGCTGTACGTCGGTGACGGTGCAAATGACTTCTGCCCGTCGCTGACACTGGCACCTGGTGATGTGGCATTTCCTCGACGTGACTTCCCCATGCACAAGCTGATCCAGGAGAAGCACGAGGCCAACCCTGGAGAGTTCAAAGCCACCGTAGTGCCTTGGAGCACTGGAGAAGATATCATTGACAAGCTCAGGAAAGTCATAGATGAAAGGGTTTAA
- the znf652 gene encoding zinc finger protein 652 yields MKSCQTPKEETIKEAMSQEEGPRTHSTQTYYHPTSLADSNLSQKLYKQEGVSKPYSVLVENKMPAKALARDLEPSPAPLQHYYKEASGPAGTEGAMKSKNDRTSDDTEDEEEEEEEEEEEEFKRAQIIVEVNLNNQTLHVSKGEKSITAGDVKSDSEDEEEEEEEEEDEEDEEDDEDDSMEEEESPEDDPDDDEEEEETETRRTRSKRARTKSHLVTVAPGSIGVTTRGRRKSAEAPPQKRRSARDGRRSGPSASVGGRDGEERGTLACEKCPRVFNTRWYLEKHMNVTHRRMQICDKCGKKFVLESELALHQQTDCEKNIQCVSCNKSFKKLWSLHEHIKIVHGYAEKKFACEICEKKFYTMAHVRKHMVAHTKDMPFTCETCGKSFKRSMSLKVHSLQHSGEKPFRCENCDERFQYKYQLRSHMSIHIGHKQFMCQWCGKDFNMKQYFDEHMKTHTGEKPFICEICGKSFTSRPNMKRHRRTHTGEKPYPCEVCGQRFRFSNMLKAHREKCFRVTSPMTQQSANMPISVHLTGHTPSSSGHTSSPPLASQGTSTAAAVGPGMIASGIGHGFSHLHMQATPTQHHQTHVHHPGHTPMTSHATPHQSVPSSLLPSPPALFKSEPINQCAHEDVYLRPGSTQQH; encoded by the exons ATGAAGTCGTGCCAGACGCCGAAAGAAGAGACGATAAAGGAAGCCATGTCACAGGAGGAGGGGCCGAGGACTCATTCCACACAGACCTACTACCATCCTACCTCTCTAGCAGACAGTAACCTGTCACAAAAGCTCTACAAGCAGGAGGGAGTGTCCAAGCCCTATTCGGTGCTGGTCGAAAACAAGATGCCCGCCAAAGCACTGGCTCGTGACCTCGAACCTAGTCCTGCCCCTCTTCAGCATTACTACAAAGAGGCTTCTGGACCAGCCGGAACCGAGGGAGCGATGAAGTCCAAAAACGACAGGACGTCCGATGACAcggaggatgaagaagaagaagaagaagaggaggaggaggaggagttcAAGCGAGCACAGATCATCGTTGAGGTGAACCTGAACAATCAGACTCTGCACGTCTCCAAAGGCGAAAAGAGCATCACTGCGGGAGATGTGAAAAGTGACAGCgaagacgaggaggaggaggaagaagaagaagaggacgaggaggatgaagaagacgATGAAGACGACAGtatggaagaagaagagagtCCCGAGGACGACCccgatgatgatgaggaggaagaggaaaccGAGACCCGGAGGACGAGATCCAAGCGGGCACGCACAAAGAGTCACCTCGTCACTGTAGCTCCAGGGTCCATCGGCGTAACCACGAGGGGACGGAGAAAGAGCGCCGAAGCCCCGCCTCAGAAGCGCAGGTCAGCGCGGGACGGAAGGCGCTCCGGTCCGTCTGCTTCAGTGGGAGGGAGGGACGGTGAGGAGCGTGGGACACTGGCATGTGAGAAATGCCCACGCGTCTTCAATACACGCTGGTACTTGGAGAAGCACATGAACGTCACACACAGACGCATGCAGATCTGCGACAAGTGTGGCAAGAAGTTTGTCCTGGAGAGCGAGCTGGCTCTGCACCAACAGACTGACTGCGAGAAGAACATCCAG tgtgtgtcatgTAATAAATCTTTCAAAAAGCTCTGGTCACTTCACGAGCACATTAAGATCGTCCATGGCTATGCCGAGAAGAAATTTGCCTGCGAGATATGTGAGAAGAAGTTCTACACCATGGCTCATGTCCGCAAGCACATGGTTG CTCACACTAAGGACATGCCGTTTACATGTGAGACCTGTGGAAAGTCCTTTAAGCGCAGCATGTCTTTAAAGGTGCACTCGCTTCAGCATTCGGGAGAGAAGCCCTTCCGTTgtgag aaTTGTGACGAGCGTTTCCAGTATAAGTATCAGTTGCGGTCTCACATGAGCATCCACATCGGACACAAGCAGTTCATGTGCCAGTGGTGTGGCAAAGACTTCAACATGAAGCAGTATTTCGATGAGCACATGAAGAcgcacacag GTGAGAAACCATTCATCTGTGAGATCTGCGGGAAGAGTTTCACCAGCCGGCCCAACATGAAGCGTCACCGGCGCACACACACCGGAGAGAAGCCTTACCCGTGTGAAGTGTGCGGTCAACGCTTTCGCTTCTCCAACATGCTCAAGGCGCACAGAGAGAAGTGCTTCCGGGTCACTAGCCCCATGACCCAACAGTCTGCCAACATGCCCATCTCTGTTCATCTCACTGGCCACACCCCTTCCTCCTCTGGCCACACCTCCAGCCCACCTCTGGCTTCTCAAGGCACATCCACTGCAGCAGCCGTGGGCCCAGGAATGATCGCTTCTGGAATCGGACACGGCTTTTCCCATTTGCACATGCAGGCCACGCCCACGCAGCACCACCAAACCCATGTGCATCACCCTGGCCACACCCCTATGACAAGCCACGCCACTCCTCACCAGTCTGTGCCGTCCTCTCTCTTGCCGTCTCCTCCTGCGCTTTTTAAAAGTGAGCCAATCAACCAATGCGCGCATGAGGATGTGTACCTGAGGCCAGGCTCCACACAGCAGCACTAA